A genomic window from Glycine max cultivar Williams 82 chromosome 17, Glycine_max_v4.0, whole genome shotgun sequence includes:
- the LOC100792806 gene encoding broad specificity amino-acid racemase RacX, whose translation MLEMLERGILMSVQTMNHPPFLTGDAFRKRTQTRCRGRANSSTALQLSSDESGNYAEPCTSLLSQPNTIGVIGGVSLLSTLIFLEKLACWGSRNGKECPPFVVSSDPALSKMLSLRGPLPSARTRFDRIKLNQDLVIENLRCKRNFLQQSGARGLAMPCHLSHAWHSEISEDSSLPFLHVGDCVAMELKNAKLKPIHAAGIVRIGLLTTDSNFVASYYQERLQSQGFEVVLLDKATEEHVLVPAMEALYRKDIEGARNLLRIAIHVLLVRAVNLVLLASDDLLGVLPHNDPLLRKCIDPMDALARSTIHWAETMVKILACLWMH comes from the exons atgtTAGAGATGCTAGAAAGGGGCATATTGATGTCTGTGCAGACAATGAATCACCCTCCATTTCTTACTGGTGATGCCTTTAGAAAGAGGACTCAGACTCGGTGCAGAGGGAGAGCAAATTCAAGCACAGCTTTGCAGTTATCTTCTGATGAGAGTGGAAACTATGCAGAACCATGTACTTCCCTTCTAAGCCAACCAAACACTATTGGTGTTATAGGAGGGGTATCACTTCTATCAACTCTGATTTTCTTGGAGAAACTTGCTTGTTGGGGTTCAAGAAATGGTAAAGAATGTCCACCTTTTGTTGTTTCCAGTGATCCTGCGTTGAGCAAAATGCTTTCATTACGCGGTCCCCTCCCTTCAGCAAGGACCAGATTTGATCGTATCAAATTGAATCAGGACCTTGTGATTGAGAATTTGCGGTGCAAAAGGAACTTTCTTCAGCAGTCTGGAGCTCGGGGTTTGGCCATGCCTTGCCATCTCTCACATGCGTGGCACAGTGAAATTTCTGAGGATAGTTCACTACCCTTTCTTCATGTTGGTGATTGTGTGGCCATGGAACTCAAGAACGCCAAGTTGAAGCCAATTCATGCTGCTGGTATTGTGAGGATTGGACTGCTGACAACTGATTCAAATTTTGTAGCTAGTTATTACCAGGAGAGGCTTCAAAGTCAG GGATTCGAAGTAGTGTTGCTAGACAAAGCAACCGAAGAACATGTATTGGTTCCTGCAATGGAGGCATTGTACAGAAAGGACATAGAAGGGGCAAGGAATTTATTGAGGATTGCAATCCATGTTCTTTTGGTTAGGGCAGTGAACTTGGTGCTTCTGGCATCTGATGATTTGCTAGGGGTTCTCCCTCACAATGATCCTCTTCTAAGGAAATGTATAGACCCCATGGATGCTTTGGCCAGGTCAACTATACACTGGGCAGAAACAATGGTAAAG ATTTTGGCGTGCCTTTGGATGCACTAA
- the LOC100791759 gene encoding uncharacterized protein yields MANQDKQHKRGFMYIYKGGTGNQRKKELEHGVGQEKKSNSRSWLNRISRTRIFNDGHRDLDIGTRGEGEFVEARKSMSCLDLGTPAGGYVEGRKSVSFIEAAASPAAAIGSIVEEGRKSVSHIEKNFAVEGMVEARKSVSHIETLSSVIAYLQVKVLVSDMPTFMQVHAFRCARRTYDSLEKFSAKLIAHNIKKEFDKAYGPVWHCIVGSNFGSFVTHSTGCFLYFSMENLYILLFKTKVKKALD; encoded by the exons ATGGCTAACCAAGACAAGCAACACAAGAGAGGGTTCATGTACATTTACAAAGGTGGCACAGGAAACCAGAGAAAGAAAGAGTTGGAGCATGGTGTGGGACAGGAGAAGAAGTCAAATTCACGCAGTTGGTTGAACAGGATTTCAAGAACTCGAATTTTTAATGATGGCCACAGAGACTTGGACATTGGAACAAGAGGAGAAGGAGAATTTGTTGAGGCAAGGAAATCAATGTCTTGCTTGGATTTAGGAACACCAGCAGGAGGGTATGTTGAGGGGAGAAAATCGGTGTCTTTCATAGAAGCGGCAGCATCACCAGCAGCAGCCATAGGAAGCATAGTTGAGGAGGGAAGAAAATCAGTGTCCCACATCGAGAAGAACTTTGCAGTAGAGGGAATGGTTGAAGCACGAAAGTCGGTGTCCCACATCGAAACGTTGTCCTCTGTGATTGCGTATCTTCAAGTTAAGGTTTTGGTCTCGGACATGCCAACCTTCATGCAAGTGCATGCCTTTCGTTGTGCGAGAAGGACATATGATAGCTTGGAGAAGTTTAGCGCAAAACTCATCGCTCATAACATAAAGAAG GAATTTGACAAAGCGTATGGTCCGGTCTGGCATTGCATTGTAGGCTCAAATTTTGGTTCATTTGTGACACATTCAACGGggtgttttctttatttttcaatggaaaatttatatatactacTGTTCAAGACCAAAGTTAAGAAGGCGTTGGATTAA
- the LOC100793335 gene encoding nudix hydrolase 19, chloroplastic isoform X1 → MFIFQFLLLLPPTLRCFSKFPFPQTASSLTRAFSQSTSMSINLHSHAFSGNPLLSKFPLPGNPLSPSAALEALNARISLNNTHSSPSPSFKVLPFRNGRPLASSSAGTGDSPPIWDLGWLGLDDLRGIFENSGAQLSVDLLVYLNSSSEDDAVYWAIDVSDKVPELGSNNAAGLCFVELRTLMVATDWSDLQLMGNLAIAGHAKALLEWHNFSRFCGHCGEKTVPMEAGRRKKCSNDSCKKRIYPRVDPVVIMLVIDRENDRALLAKRPMRIARLYTCLSGFTEPGESLEEAVRRETWEETGIEVGEVVYHSSQPWPVAPNSIPCQLMVGFFAYAKSLEITVDKTELEDAQWFSREDVRKALTFAKYKQAQRTAAEKVEQMCKGLEKNRSLASDLNVESADEQHASIVVPGPFAIAYHLISSWAFSDQNVVNGVECNSKNPSDL, encoded by the exons ATGTTCATCTTTCAGTTTCTCCTCCTCCTTCCTCCTACTCTCCGTTGCTTTTCAAAATTCCCCTTCCCCCAAACGGCGTCGTCTCTAACAAGAGCTTTCTCACAAAGCACCTCCATGTCCATAAACCTTCACTCTCACGCCTTCTCCGGCAACCCTCTGCTCTCCAAATTCCCACTCCCCGGCAACCCCCTTTCGCCCTCTGCAGCTCTCGAAGCTCTCAACGCGCGAATTAGCCTAAACAACACTCACTCTTCTCCCTCCCCGAGCTTCAAGGTGCTGCCTTTCAGAAATGGGAGGCCCTTGGCTTCTTCATCGGCCGGTACCGGCGACTCGCCGCCGATTTGGGATCTGGGTTGGCTCGGCTTGGACGATCTCAGGGGTATTTTCGAGAATTCAGGTGCCCAGTTGAGCGTGGACTTGTTGGTGTATCTGAATTCGAGTTCAGAGGACGACGCCGTTTACTGGGCAATCGATGTTTCTGATAAAGTACCTGAATTGGGTAGCAACAACGCGGCGGGGTTGTGTTTTGTGGAGCTTCGAACGCTCATGGTGGCTACAGACTGGTCGGATTTGCAACTGATGGGAAACTTGGCTATTGCTGGTCAT GCTAAGGCACTGCTGGAATGGCATAATTTTTCACGATTTTGTGGCCATTGTGGAGAGAAAACAGTCCCAATGGAAGCTGGGAGACGGAAGAAATGTTCAAATGATTCATGCAAGAAGAGGATATATCCACGTGTTGACCCA GTGGTCATTATGCTCGTTATTGATAGAGAGAATGACCGTGCTCTATTGGCTAAACGACCGATGCGTATAGCTCGATTGTATACCTGCTTATCAGGTTTCACAGAG CCAGGAGAAAGCTTGGAGGAAGCTGTAAGAAGAGAAACATGGGAAGAGACTGGTATTGAAGTGGGAGAAGTTGTTTACCACAGTTCTCAGCCATGGCCTG TTGCACCAAATAGCATTCCATGTCAGCTGATGGTTGGgttctttgcatatgcaaaatCCCTTGAAATAACTGTGGACAAGACAGAGTTAGAAG ATGCTCAGTGGTTCAGTAGAGAAGATGTAAGAAAAGCATTGACGTTTGCTAAATACAAGCAAGCCCAAAGAACTGCAGCAGAGAAGGTTGAGCAAATGTGTAAGGGACTAGAAAAGAATCGAAGCTTGGCTTCAGATCTCAATGTGGAGAGTGCTGATGAACAACACGCTTCAATAGTTGTTCCTGGACCCTTTGCGATAGCCTATCACCTTATTTCTTCTTGGGCCTTCTCAGATCAAAATGTAGTAAATGGTGTTGAATGCAATTCAAAAAACCCATCGGATCTATGA
- the LOC100793335 gene encoding nudix hydrolase 19, chloroplastic isoform X2, giving the protein MFIFQFLLLLPPTLRCFSKFPFPQTASSLTRAFSQSTSMSINLHSHAFSGNPLLSKFPLPGNPLSPSAALEALNARISLNNTHSSPSPSFKVLPFRNGRPLASSSAGTGDSPPIWDLGWLGLDDLRGIFENSGAQLSVDLLVYLNSSSEDDAVYWAIDVSDKVPELGSNNAAGLCFVELRTLMVATDWSDLQLMGNLAIAGHVVIMLVIDRENDRALLAKRPMRIARLYTCLSGFTEPGESLEEAVRRETWEETGIEVGEVVYHSSQPWPVAPNSIPCQLMVGFFAYAKSLEITVDKTELEDAQWFSREDVRKALTFAKYKQAQRTAAEKVEQMCKGLEKNRSLASDLNVESADEQHASIVVPGPFAIAYHLISSWAFSDQNVVNGVECNSKNPSDL; this is encoded by the exons ATGTTCATCTTTCAGTTTCTCCTCCTCCTTCCTCCTACTCTCCGTTGCTTTTCAAAATTCCCCTTCCCCCAAACGGCGTCGTCTCTAACAAGAGCTTTCTCACAAAGCACCTCCATGTCCATAAACCTTCACTCTCACGCCTTCTCCGGCAACCCTCTGCTCTCCAAATTCCCACTCCCCGGCAACCCCCTTTCGCCCTCTGCAGCTCTCGAAGCTCTCAACGCGCGAATTAGCCTAAACAACACTCACTCTTCTCCCTCCCCGAGCTTCAAGGTGCTGCCTTTCAGAAATGGGAGGCCCTTGGCTTCTTCATCGGCCGGTACCGGCGACTCGCCGCCGATTTGGGATCTGGGTTGGCTCGGCTTGGACGATCTCAGGGGTATTTTCGAGAATTCAGGTGCCCAGTTGAGCGTGGACTTGTTGGTGTATCTGAATTCGAGTTCAGAGGACGACGCCGTTTACTGGGCAATCGATGTTTCTGATAAAGTACCTGAATTGGGTAGCAACAACGCGGCGGGGTTGTGTTTTGTGGAGCTTCGAACGCTCATGGTGGCTACAGACTGGTCGGATTTGCAACTGATGGGAAACTTGGCTATTGCTGGTCAT GTGGTCATTATGCTCGTTATTGATAGAGAGAATGACCGTGCTCTATTGGCTAAACGACCGATGCGTATAGCTCGATTGTATACCTGCTTATCAGGTTTCACAGAG CCAGGAGAAAGCTTGGAGGAAGCTGTAAGAAGAGAAACATGGGAAGAGACTGGTATTGAAGTGGGAGAAGTTGTTTACCACAGTTCTCAGCCATGGCCTG TTGCACCAAATAGCATTCCATGTCAGCTGATGGTTGGgttctttgcatatgcaaaatCCCTTGAAATAACTGTGGACAAGACAGAGTTAGAAG ATGCTCAGTGGTTCAGTAGAGAAGATGTAAGAAAAGCATTGACGTTTGCTAAATACAAGCAAGCCCAAAGAACTGCAGCAGAGAAGGTTGAGCAAATGTGTAAGGGACTAGAAAAGAATCGAAGCTTGGCTTCAGATCTCAATGTGGAGAGTGCTGATGAACAACACGCTTCAATAGTTGTTCCTGGACCCTTTGCGATAGCCTATCACCTTATTTCTTCTTGGGCCTTCTCAGATCAAAATGTAGTAAATGGTGTTGAATGCAATTCAAAAAACCCATCGGATCTATGA
- the LOC100792282 gene encoding zinc finger CCCH domain-containing protein 34 produces MDEDSLKRYTDCVYFLASPLTCKKGAECEYRHNEIARLNPRDCWYWLSGQCLNPTCAFRHPPLDGHTGAPVPSEPTQTSLPANKTLVPCYFFFNGFCNKGDRCSFLHGPDDSIFNIKPVKNENGSTDALNLENKAPSGNRTGVTSTPTDRSVAAPKNLSDLKHQPKEDHQLELPKNVKQQGDYLELSASEYKEAAVSRSDSSIPDDGFVHNVPHLCTGQSSEEQVNSHIEPEEWWESSPHSPGFDVLVHDEVENLGYEEDSEYLPVVDRDEQELNDQYFRYEFIDPVEYDTICPEADILYEQETYDGYRCLDRDLIHVNGRTVHAYATDAFLDPILSRKRIRTSAEMAAYDKNLDLRDHLRRRREVNGPPVTGFLRRQESSPLMVQNQERHLRHGIEQRPSRRLTSQLGYSAIDSTGEVETLSIGNKRRLFRQSQAQQHRPRKNYIEKLPKRQFVSSKISRKPVFKQRGLIHESSTFSGPKTLAEIKEEKMKKNAEGSLHWKSTSTDFQDPKPLSEILKVKRTMDQ; encoded by the exons ATGGACGAAGATTCGCTCAAGCGCTACACCGATTGCGTTTATTTCTTGGCCTCTCCCCTCACTTGCAAGAAG GGGGCTGAATGTGAGTATCGGCATAATGAGATTGCGAGGCTTAACCCTAGGGATTGCTGGTACTGGCTATCTGGCCAATGCCTTAATCCAACCTGTGCATTTAGACACCCT CCATTGGATGGGCATACTGGAGCGCCAGTGCCATCTGAACCTACTCAAACTTCATTACCTGCAAACAAGACACTGGTTCCctgttattttttcttcaatggaTTCTGCAACAAAGGTGACAGATGCTCATTTTTGCATGGGCCTGATGATagcatttttaatataaaaccgGTGAAGAATGAGAATGGAAGCACTGATGCACTCAACCTAGAAAATAAAGCACCATCTGGAAATAGAACAGGTGTAACGTCAACACCAACTGATCGATCTGTAGCTGCACCAAAGAATTTGTCTGATCTTAAACATCAGCCTAAGGAAGATCATCAGCTGGAATTACCCAAAAATGTTAAGCAGCAAGGTGATTACCTAGAGTTATCTGCTTCAGAATATAAAGAAGCTGCTGTGAGTAGGTCAGACTCTTCAATTCCAGATGATGGCTTTGTTCATAATGTACCTCATTTATGCACTGGGCAGAGCTCAGAGGAGCAAGTAAATAGTCACATAGAGCCCGAGGAGTGGTGGGAATCATCCCCTCATTCCCCTGGATTTGATGTTCTTGTTCATGATGAAGTGGAGAACTTGGGTTATGAGGAAGATTCTGAATATTTACCAGTGGTTGATAGGGATGAGCAAGAGCTGAATGACCAGTACTTCAGGTATGAATTTATAGATCCAGTTGAGTATGATACTATTTGCCCGGAAGCTGATATTCTGTATGAACAAGAAACATATGATGGTTACAGATGTTTAGATAGAGATCTCATTCATGTTAATGGAAGAACAGTTCATGCTTATGCCACAGATGCATTCTTAGATCCTATATTGTCCAGGAAAAGGATTCGGACATCAGCTGAGATGGCTGCTTATGACAAGAATTTAGATCTTCGTGACCATCTGAGGAGACGTAGAGAAGTTAATGGTCCTCCTGTTACAGGTTTCTTAAGAAGACAAGAATCATCTCCTTTGATGGTTCAAAACCAGGAAAGGCATCTGAGGCATGGCATTGAGCAGCGGCCAAGTAGAAGACTGACATCACAACTGGGATATAGTGCTATAGATTCAACTGGAGAGGTTGAAACTCTGTCAATTGGTAACAAGCGCAGGTTATTCAGGCAGTCCCAGGCCCAGCAACATAGACCAAGGAAGAATTATATAGAAAAACTACCAAAACGGCAGTTTGTTTCATCTAAAATATCCAGGAAACCAGTTTTTAAACAAAGGGGACTTATTCACGAGTCTTCTACATTTTCAGGACCTAAGACTCTTGCAGAaattaaagaagagaagatgaagaagaatgcTGAAGGAAGTTTACATTGGAAAAGCACATCAACTGATTTTCAGGATCCCAAACCTCTGAGTGAAATTCTCAAGGTCAAAAGGACCATGGATCAGTGA
- the LOC100527696 gene encoding uncharacterized protein LOC100527696: MTELQRSVTSFRRQGSSGLVWDDKFIAGIENQNKQESGDDGSSPSLQRSRSAGAPPYRTVNVAPQAMDPPSPKLATCGFCALFRKPVSAKPNKSKRRTR, translated from the coding sequence ATGACTGAGTTGCAAAGGTCAGTAACATCATTCAGAAGACAAGGGTCTTCGGGATTGGTTTGGGATGACAAATTCATCGCTGGAATTGAGAATCAGAACAAACAAGAAAGTGGTGATGATGGATCAAGTCCCTCGTTGCAGCGAAGCAGATCAGCGGGGGCACCACCTTATCGGACGGTCAACGTTGCACCACAAGCCATGGACCCTCCTTCTCCCAAGCTAGCAACTTGTGGCTTCTGTGCTCTCTTTCGGAAACCGGTTTCTGCCAAACCCAACAAATCTAAAAGACGTACTAGGTGA
- the LOC100819222 gene encoding NADH-cytochrome b5 reductase-like protein-like produces MAALLRRFASATPIPSNSSHTNLRLPFTAIAAISGGVSFLFYHSSPNFAHSQEAEQVESKNIALVPDKWVEFKLQDTARVSHNTQLFRFSFDPTQKLGLDIASCILTRAPLGQDAEGKPKFVIRPYTPISDPESNGYFDLLIKVYPEGKMSQHFASLKPGDVVEVKGPIEKLRYTPNMKKHIGMIAGGTGITPMLQVIEAILRNPDDKTQISLLYANVSPDDILLKQKLDILATSHPNLKIFYTVDNPTKNWRGGAGYISKDVVVKGLPSPSDDTLILVCGPPGMMKAISGEKAKDWTQGEVSGILKEAGYTEQMVYKF; encoded by the exons ATGGCTGCTCTCTTGAGGAGGTTTGCGAGCGCCACTCCGATCCCATCCAATTCCTCTCACACCAATCTCCGCCTTCCCTTCACCGCCATCGCCGCCATTTCCGGCGGAGTCTCCTTCCTTTTCTACCATTCCTCTCCCAACTTC GCTCATTCACAAGAAGCAGAACAAGTGGAAAGTAAAAACATCG CACTCGTTCCGGATAAATGGGTCGAGTTTAAGTTGCAGGATACTGCTAGGGTTAGTCACAATACCCAGCTATTCAG GTTTTCATTTGATCCCACTCAGAAATTGGGTCTGGATATTGCTTCTTGCATCCTTACAAG GGCTCCATTGGGACAAGATGCTGAAGGAAAACCAAAATTTGTCATACGCCC GTACACTCCTATTTCAGATCCAGAATCAAATGGCTATTTTGATTTGCTAATCAAG GTATATCCTGAAGGGAAAATGAGCCAGCATTTTGCAAGCTTAAAACCGGGTGATGTTGTTGAAGTGAAAGG GCCCATTGAAAAGCTCAGATATACTCCTAATATGAAGAAGCATATTGGCATG ATTGCTGGAGGCACAGGAATTACTCCTATGCTTCAGGTAATTGAAGCTATATTGAGGAATCCTGATGACAAAACTCAG ATATCTTTACTTTATGCTAATGTCTCCCCGGATGACATACTGCTTAAACAAAAGCTTGACATTCTTGCAACAAGCCACCCAAACTTAAAG ATATTCTACACTGTAGATAATCCAACGAAAAATTGGAGAGGAGGTGCAGGTTACATATCAAAGGATGTGGTTGTGAAAGGCTTACCCAGTCCTAGTGATGATACTCTAATACTT GTGTGTGGACCCCCGGGTATGATGAAAGCAATATCTGGAGAAAAGGCCAAGGACTGGACACAAGGAGAG GTTTCTGGCATCCTAAAAGAGGCTGGATACACTGAACAAATGGTATACAAATTCTGA
- the LOC100793865 gene encoding zinc finger CCCH domain-containing protein 39 — MSFSDHIPSFMMSPPSFSTDTDAIEVRLQFPMNNESLEPHSPQDRPPSFKRARTCDNSLSNAMACPPRMIQHPAVNKGTSHIFFKTRICAKFRVGACRNGENCNFAHGLEDMRQPPPNWQELVGLRGEERPPMAGDWDDDQKIIHKMKLCKKYYNGEECPYGDKCSFLHEDPARFRDDSVRYRESTSISIGTNGSPKSYGDASNNLESNRAVNTGLNVFRGNVKSTYWKTKLCIKFETTGHCPFGDDCHFAHGQAELQVPGGRTEAETAGVNPISTKATIPTLPRATSVSSNDAPPSHRASVPPANEKERDKKYLLKWKGHKKINRIYGDWLDDLPLVHNLPGRVGT, encoded by the exons ATGAGTTTCTCTGACCATATTCCATCCTTCATGATGTCACCGCCGTCATTTTCCACAGACACGGATGCCATTGAAGTGAGGCTTCAATTTCCAATGAACAACGAATCGTTGGAGCCACATTCACCACAGGATCGACCCCCTTCGTTCAAGAGGGCAAGGACCTGTGATAACAGCCTCTCCAATGCAATGGCATGCCCTCCAAGGATGATTCAGCACCCTGCAGTTAACAAAGGAACGAGCCACATTTTCTTCAAGACCCGCATCTGTGCAAAGTTCAGAGTTGGTGCTTGTAGAAACGGCGAGAACTGCAATTTTGCACATGGGCTTGAGGACATGAGGCAGCCGCCACCAAATTGGCAAGAGCTTGTTGGGTTGCGCGGTGAGGAGCGGCCACCGATGGCGGGGGATTGGGATGATGACCAGAAAATCATACACAAGATGAAGCTGTGCAAGAAGTATTACAATGGGGAGGAATGCCCCTATGGTGATAAGTGTAGTTTTCTTCATGAAGACCCTGCCAGGTTCAGGGATGATTCGGTGAGGTACAGGGAGAGCACATCTATAAGCATTGGAACTAATGGATCCCCCAAGTCCTATGGTGATGCCTCTAATAATTTAGAAAGCAATAGGGCTGTGAATACTGGCTTAAATGTTTTCCGGGGGAATGTTAAATCTACCTATTGGAAGACTAAACTGTGCATCAAGTTTGAGACAACAGGCCACTGCCCCTTTGGGGATGACTGTCACTTTGCTCATGGGCAAGCAG AGTTACAAGTTCCTGGTGGTCGCACTGAGGCAGAAACTGCAGGTGTCAATCCAATCTCAACTAAAGCTACCATTCCAACCTTACCAAGAGCTACATCAGTTTCTTCTAATGATGCACCTCCTAGCCACAGAGCAAGTGTACCTCCAGCAAACGAAAAGGAACGAGATAAGAAGTATTTACTGAAGTGGAAAGGACACAAGAAGATCAACCGAATTTATGGTGACTGGCTTGACGATTTGCCGCTCGTTCACAACTTGCCAGGTAGAGTGGGGACCTGA
- the LOC102666003 gene encoding F-box/kelch-repeat protein At3g23880, whose translation MAMVVGGLPRAAPVLAEDLSVEILSWLPVKVLIRFKCVSKTWNSLIFHPMLVKLHLERSSKNTHTLLKFIDIKCENYYAYPWGAFCSIRSLLENPSSTIDDGCHYFKKDCYFYVGSCNGLVCLHDYSSDEQWVRFWNPATRIMSEDSPHLRLHSGCYNAGPNSVEWFLGFGYDDWSDTYKVVVILSNTKTHEMEVSVHCMGDTDTCWRNILTCPWFLILGQVGRFVSGSINWITCGSTVNGFLVFSCDLKNETCRYLSAPDAPFEIPIALPSLGVLKGCLCASFNQKSHFVVWIMREFGVETSWTQLLNVSYQHLQLNPIHGYINITILYVSEDEDVFFLASHQDAEFILYDQRNNRISRTGDFNNCHKSSASSYDYVPSLVLPY comes from the coding sequence ATGGCAATGGTTGTTGGTGGTCTTCCACGCGCTGCTCCAGTACTTGCTGAGGATCTCAGCGTGGAAATTCTGTCATGGCTCCCTGTCAAGGTTCTCATTCGATTCAAGTGCGTTTCCAAGACTTGGAATTCCCTCATCTTTCATCCTATGTTGGTTAAATTGCACCTTGAAAGGTCCTCGAAAAACACCCACACCCTATTAAAGTTCATAGACATCAAATGCGAAAACTATTACGCATATCCCTGGGGCGCATTCTGCTCCATACGCTCTTTACTCGAGAACCCCTCATCCACTATTGATGACGGTTGCCACTACTTTAAAAAAGACTGTTACTTTTACGTTGGTTCCTGCAATGGCTTGGTCTGCTTGCATGATTATTCTTCCGATGAACAATGGGTCCGATTTTGGAACCCGGCCACAAGGATCATGTCCGAGGATTCGCCACACTTACGTCTCCATTCCGGCTGTTACAACGCAGGACCCAATTCTGTGGAGTGGTTTTTAGGGTTTGGGTACGATGATTGGAGTGACACGTACAAGGTGGTGGTAATCCTTTCCAATACTAAAACACATGAAATGGAGGTGAGTGTTCACTGCATGGGTGACACTGACACTTGCTGGAGAAATATTTTAACTTGTCCTTGGTTTCTCATTCTGGGACAAGTTGGACGGTTTGTGAGTGGCAGTATTAACTGGATCACTTGCGGGTCTACTGTCAATGGATTCTTAGTTTTTTCATGCGATCTAAAGAACGAGACATGCAGATATTTGTCCGCGCCTGATGCTCCTTTTGAAATCCCTATAGCTTTGCCTTCACTTGGGGTTTTGAAGGGTTGCCTTTGTGCTTCTTTTAATCAAAAGAGCCATTTTGTTGTTTGGATAATGAGGGAGTTTGGAGTTGAGACGTCTTGGACTCAGTTGCTGAATGTTAGTTATCAACATCTTCAATTGAATCCAATTCATGGCTATATAAATATTACGATTTTGTACGTGTCTGAAGATGAAGATGTCTTTTTTCTGGCAAGCCATCAAGATGCGGAGTTTATTCTTTATGATCAGAGGAATAACAGAATAAGCCGTACTGGAGATTTCAACAACTGCCACAAATCTTCGGCTTCGTCTTATGATTATGTTCCAAGCTTGGTTTTGCCATATTGA